DNA from Syntrophorhabdaceae bacterium:
CAGCACACCAAGGTGGTCAGGGGTAACATTACGCATGGCCAGCCTTATAGCCAACCCCTCGATTGCAGCCCTGACTTCGGTAGCTTCTCTCAGGTTTTCCACTGAAATAGACCGGACAAAAGCCCCCTTCCGGGGTAAAAATTCTACAAAACCTTCTGCCTCGAGACGGCGAAATGCTTCGCGAATAGGCGTACGGCTTGTCTTGAACATTTTCTGTAAATTTACTTCGTTCAGCCTTTTGCCTTCTTCGAGTTGTCCTTTAATTATTTGTTCCCGTAAGTGCTGAAATATCTGATCATGTAAAAGTAATGCAGGCTGAAAAGGCTCTTGTGTGTGGCTCATTATCTATTATCCATAATCTTTTCTAATATATGTCGACAGTATACAAAGATAAACAAAAATGTCAAGCAAAAAAAAGGTGTTTTTTTCTACAAAATAAAAAAATATCATTGATCGTGCATTGCAATTTCAACCAGATACGTTCTCCTTCATTGTTTCATAATATATTGTTATTATAGACAATTGTCATATAATATTTTTTTTATGATTTTCCCTTGACAAATTTTATCATAATTGTATACTGTCGACAGATATTAGATACATTACGAGCATATTAATACATAGAAATGTAGAATAATGTGATCCTTTATACAAATAAGACGTGCTTTATAACAAACCAGAGGTGGTATTGAAAACCAAGGTTTGAGTCGC
Protein-coding regions in this window:
- a CDS encoding GntR family transcriptional regulator; the protein is MSHTQEPFQPALLLHDQIFQHLREQIIKGQLEEGKRLNEVNLQKMFKTSRTPIREAFRRLEAEGFVEFLPRKGAFVRSISVENLREATEVRAAIEGLAIRLAMRNVTPDHLGVLAQLLDDMDEAFKRRNIERYTALHYRFHKYIVEMSQNQILMRLYVSITEPFVTNRLTYKYFAKLPRYKKVDHRKIYELLASGKASKADRLIEQHIMAIQNSIESPPGKKMRKK